One genomic region from Gemmatimonadaceae bacterium encodes:
- a CDS encoding ATP-binding protein, whose product MTEAANEAPLILVADDVPANVELLSDQLTALGYRVLGAADGPSALAAGFEQHPDLCILDVSMPAGSLGCDDRATGFEVCRRLKRDPRTSRIPIIFVTALNDSTDRVKAIEAGGDDFLTKPHNRQVLGARVRSLLRLKFATDALEQSYRKLRELQKLRDDLMKMIVHDLKTPLTSVLASLEMALDGDFGAYSPEMRRALGDAEGKAEDLLALIEDLLEVARLEEAAVSLELQPLAPRAFLISVSDEWAMRFRQDGARVSVDASDEAPVFQGDLGLLRRVFGNLIQNALTHSPRGVSISLTGRRDTSGGVLFTVADDGPGIPPEYHEIIFLRFERVKRPETPRVRSSGLGLTFCKMAVEAHGGKIWVQSTEGRGSQFHIVLPCVPPRTHVPAPAAERG is encoded by the coding sequence GTGACCGAGGCCGCCAACGAAGCGCCGCTCATTCTCGTGGCGGACGACGTGCCCGCCAACGTCGAGTTGTTGTCCGATCAACTGACGGCGCTCGGCTACCGTGTGCTCGGCGCGGCCGACGGACCATCGGCGCTCGCGGCCGGCTTCGAGCAGCACCCCGACCTCTGCATCCTGGACGTGTCGATGCCGGCCGGTTCGTTAGGCTGCGACGACCGCGCCACCGGCTTCGAGGTGTGCCGCCGGCTCAAGCGCGATCCGCGCACGTCCCGCATCCCCATCATCTTCGTGACGGCGCTCAACGACAGCACCGATCGCGTGAAGGCCATCGAGGCCGGCGGCGACGACTTTCTCACCAAGCCGCACAACCGGCAGGTGCTGGGCGCGCGCGTGCGCTCGCTGCTCCGCCTCAAGTTCGCCACCGATGCGCTCGAGCAGAGCTACCGCAAGCTGCGGGAGCTGCAGAAGCTGCGCGACGACCTGATGAAAATGATCGTGCACGACCTCAAGACGCCGCTCACCTCGGTGCTGGCGTCGCTCGAGATGGCGCTCGACGGCGACTTCGGCGCCTACTCGCCCGAGATGCGGCGTGCGTTAGGCGACGCCGAGGGCAAGGCCGAAGACCTGCTTGCGTTGATCGAGGATCTGCTCGAGGTGGCGCGGCTCGAGGAAGCCGCGGTGTCGCTCGAGCTCCAGCCGCTCGCGCCGCGCGCGTTCCTCATCTCCGTGTCCGACGAGTGGGCGATGCGCTTTCGACAGGACGGCGCGCGCGTATCGGTGGATGCGAGCGATGAGGCGCCCGTCTTTCAGGGCGACCTCGGGCTTCTCCGGCGCGTGTTCGGCAATTTGATCCAGAACGCGCTCACGCACAGCCCGCGCGGCGTGTCCATCTCGCTCACCGGACGGCGCGACACCTCGGGCGGCGTCCTGTTCACGGTGGCGGATGACGGTCCCGGGATTCCGCCCGAGTACCACGAGATCATTTTCCTGCGTTTCGAGCGGGTCAAACGGCCCGAGACGCCGCGCGTCCGGAGCTCGGGGCTCGGCCTCACCTTCTGCAAGATGGCCGTGGAAGCGCACGGCGGAAAAATCTGGGTGCAGAGCACGGAAGGGCGGGGCAGCCAGTTCCACATCGTGCTGCCCTGCGTGCCGCCGCGCACGCACGTGCCCGCGCCGGCTGCGGAGCGCGGTTAG